Below is a window of Geovibrio ferrireducens DNA.
TGGTAATCCTTTCATTTCTGTCACCCCCGCTCTTAACCGTTTTTCTTACGTCTGAAACTCAGTTTCGGGAACATTATCCTGATGAGTTCGAGAATCATAAGACCCTGAAGCATGAAGAACACGCCGAGGGTAAGTACGGTGAAAGCAAGAGCCACCCAGAACTCAATGGGGTAGAGGTCTTTATCGATCACAACGTGCATTCTGATCAGACCGAACTCCCTAGTGGTGTTCGCGTGGCATCCTTCACCCTCACAGGACTTGTACCTGTTTTCCACATAAGTGGCGCTGTCGGGGCTTTTATGGCTGAGTATCTTGTGAACGGACTGTCCGTCTCTCACGTGGCAGTCGATACAAGTGGGCGCATTTTCCATACCGAACTCAACCGCCTTTCCGTGGAAGGTGTCAAGATAGGTGCTGGCCGCGTTTTTCAGCTTGTGTTTTTCCGCCATGTCGTCCCTTGAGTGGCACTTGCTGCATGTTTTAACAACATCTTCGCTGGCGGAGAGGTTTTTGATTCTGTGGGTTACGTGGTTGAAATAGTATTTGTAAGAAGGATCCTGATCGTGGCAGACACTGCATTTCTGGAAGATTTTGTCCTGACTTCTGGCATCGTGCACATCCCTTACATCGTCAGTTATGAAACGGTAAGTGGGGTTGCTGTGACAGTCGGTACAGGTGGGAAAATCCTCTGCAATGCGGGCATTCACGTGTTCGTTATCAACATTGTGAATGCTGCCTTTGAGCTCTTCCACGATTTTTTTGTGAGAGAAGGGTTTGGCCGAATCACCCATTGTTATGTGGCATTCGGTTGCACAGTCTACGATCTTGGCTTCTTTGTGAGGTATTTCCTTAATGTCCGTGTGACATCCCGTACACTTGACCTTTGTGTGTACGGAGTGGGCATACCTGTCGGAATCCACGTAGAACTGTCTTAAATATCCTTCGTCGCTGACCCTGCTGAGACCGGGATACTTGTGACACATCATGCAGTTTTCATCGTCCGGAACCATGGACGCAGCATGTGCGGAAAGCGTGCCGAACAGAATGCCGACAGCCATGATGGTAAATAAGAAAAATATTCTCATCATCCACTCCAGTTTTTTTAAATAAAAGAAATTAAAACAGAAGGTTATATTTCCTAGTTTCCATCTAGACTAAAAGATCTAATCTGTGTTGTCAATAAAGATACTGCGTTTTGGAAATGATATGCCGAAATTATTGAAAATACAAAAATCCGCATATTCATAAGTATTTCAATGATTAGCAAACATATGTTATCACAGGGTTTGGAGCATAGGTCATTTTAGGGTAAAGGACAGGAACAGCGTTATAAAAAACACGGTTTTACTTGAGCTTTACCGCTGTTTCCGGGCACATTTCGATAGGCATAGCTATATTATTGATGCAAAAGATAATAATAATATTTATTTACTAGGTTTTCTGTTTTGCTGAAAAGTCTTATTGAAAATCAGTAAGATTAAGAGCGGAGTAACTCACGGAAAATATTCCACGGATAAAAGGACGGTATATCCGCAGTGACCGAGATCTCACTTCCCAGTGTGGGGTGTATAAAACTCATCTCCCGGTGGTGGAGGGCTATTGATTCATTTTCAGGTTTCAGTCTGCTGCCGTATTTCGTATCGCAGGCTACCGGACAGCCTATAAAGCCTAGCTGAGCACGGATCTGGTGGTATCTTCCTGTTTCAAGGCGTATCCTGAGGAGTGAAAATCCGTTCATTTTTGCGATACGCTCATATTCAAGAACTGCGATCTTGGAACCCTTGTGCGGATTCGGGGTTATCTTTGCCTTAAAATCACCGTGTGAATGGTGATGGACAAGGGTTCCGCTCTCCTGAGGAGGGTTGCCCTGAATAACGGCAAGATAAATCTTCTCCGCCTTTTTCTCCCTCAAGGAAGCATTCAGACGGGAAAGAGCCTTGTCGGTTCTGGCAAACAGAACAGCACCGCTCACAGGCCTGTCCAGCCTGTGGACAGTATGGAGAAACACATTACCCGGTTTGTTGAACTCCCTGCGCACCCACTCGCGGGCATGCTCCTCAAGACTGTCCTTATGCTCGTTTGACACCTGTGTGCTCAGCCCTGCCGGTTTATTAACCGCCAGAAGATGGTTGTCGCTGTATAAAATATCTAATTTCATTTTTATGCCCTGTCCGTTTCTGTTATTTATAAATTGTTCTCAGGAGGATATTGTTCCCGCATATGGTTGGTAAATAATGTTTTTAGGTCATTCTGAACACAGTGCGGGCACAGCCGGAAGCTTATCCCCGCTTCCATGCGGCGAAATAGCCTGCCGGTATGGGCAGCGGGCTTTCGCCTCTGTCCAGAGTGAGCTCTCTTGTTTCGATCTCGCCGCCCTTGCCTTTCATCGCCTGAGTGAGGATATTCTTAAGCGTAAGCGGAGTGTAGCCCGGAGTATGGCATGTGAGTATTATAAACGAAGGATTATCGTTCATCACGCTGCGGCAGAGTTTTATTATTTCAGGCAGATGAGTGTCTATCTTGAATACTTCGCCCTTGCTGCCTCTGCCGAAGCTGGGGGGGTCGAGTATTATGCCGTCGTATCTTGAACCGCGTTTTTCTTCACGCTTAAGGTACTTGATCACATCATCGGTGATCCATTTGACTTTTGCAGGGTCAAGCTCGTTGAGAATTATGTTCCTCTTCGCGAGGTCATTTATCTTCTGTGAAGCGTCAACATGGGTCACTTCCGCCCCGGCCTTGCATGCAGCGAGGGTCGCAGCGCCGGAGTAAGAGAAAAGGTTCAGCACACGGAGTTTCCTGTCCGCACTTTTTATAAGCTCGGCCATGAAGCCCCATGAATACCTGTGTTCGGGGAACACGCCGAGATGTCCGAAGTCTGTGGGGCTGATGTAAAACTTCAGTCCGTCTACCTCTATCACCCACTCTCTGGGCAGTGTTTTTCTGTATGACCAGCTGTTCCCCCCTTCTCTGGAAAATATTGCGTGAACGTTCTTCCATTCGTTTTCCGAAACGGATTTGTTCCACACTGCCTGAGCGCAGGGTCGGTCCAGTATAAAGCTGCCGACCTTTTCCAGCTTTCTTCCGCTTCCGCTGTCCAGAACTGAATAGGTTCCTGAGGGGTTCATAGACTGTCTCCTTTTGAAAATCCGGTGATCCGCTGAATCTACCAGAAACGGCAGGGAAGGCAACAGATAAAAAAGAAAAGCCTGAGCGCGGGAAGAGTTCATCTGAGCTTGATTCAATATTTATTTAAACTTTTACTTTTGCTTTACTCCAGGACTGTTAATCTATGACAGTATGGGGTTTTATGCTCGAAAAAGAGCATGTCCGGGTGTGTGAACCAATGTAAAAATTGTTTAGGCATTATTTTTCTAGTGCAATTATTACGCAAGTGCCTATATTCCCTATTGGTTTTATCTGAGATAAAAGAGGTCGCAATAAGATGAGATTGCTGTTGATTGAAGACGATTCGGATCTTGCGGAAAACGTAATCGACTATTTTGAAATGCAGGGCTGGAGCGTGGACTACGCCATTACAGGTGAGGCGGGTCTGCAATTCGCACAGGAGAACCATTATGATGCTCTTGTGCTTGACATCAACCTTCCCGGCATTAACGGTTTTGAAGTATGCAGGCTGCTGAGACAGAAACTGAGGCTGAACATGCCCGTAATTATGCTGACTGCCAGAACCATGCTTAACGATAAGCTGGACGGTTTTGAATCAGGTACGGACGATTACCTGCCGAAGCCTTTTGAGCTTGCTGAGCTCAAGGTGCGTCTGGAAGCTGCGGTGAGAAGGACAAAGCACAGTGTCGCAGAGGTTTTTGAAGTGGGCGGGCTCAGCCTTGACCCTGAAAACGGCTGTGTTATGCGCAGCGGGAAAATAATAGATCTTCCCGGAGTCTGTTTCACCATCCTTCGCGAACTGATGGAGGCTCACCCAGGTATAGTTTCCAAAGAGGAACTGGAGTACGCCATATGGAAGGATCAGCCGCCGCAGACAAATGCCCTCAAAGCGCATTTTTACACACTGCGCCAGCTTGTGGATAAGCCTTTTGAGAAAGAACTTCTCCATACAGTGAGGGGAAGAGGATATAAAATAGCCGAAGAAGCTCCAGAGGAGCCTGATGCGGTTTAAAACCGGCCTAAGAAGCAGAATAATTCTTGTCTTCATAGGCACAAGCCTTCTTCTTGGTTCGCTTATAGTTTTCGGGGTTATATTTTCGACCCAGCTAAGCGAAACAAGATCAAAGCAGAGGACGATAAAAATGGAGGCGGAGTATTATCTCCGCAGCCATATGTCCACCTTTGCTGCCCCTACCTCCAACTCATTTTTTATGCCGAAGCCGTCTTCACCGTTCATAAATGTTTACTACGGTGAAGAGCTTCTGCCGGAGTGGGCAAAAAAGGATCTGACCAAACTGCCTGAGGGAGAATATTCAAGAACCAGCAACCAGCAGAAATATCACATTATCATAAGAAATCTGCCCGACGGCGAAAGATTCTACATGCTGTATAATGTTACCAGGCTGGATGCCAGCAGGGAATCACTGAGCTCTCTCCGGGTTACTATACTTGGTGTGCTCATGCCCATCATGGTTTTCGGCTTTGTTATGGGGCTGATAACGGCGCACAAGGTCATCAACCCTGTGGTCACTCTGGCTGATTACATAAAAGAGCGCGGTACGGGCTCCCCGCTGCCGGATGACTTCGTAAACAGTTACAGGGATGATGAGATAGGCTTTCTCGCTGCCACCCTGAAAAACACTCTGGACGATCTCCACGCTTCCGTAGCAAGGGAGGCAGCATTCGCAAGGGATGCATCACACGAACTGCGGACACCCGTGGCCACAATCAAAGGCGCTCTGGAACTGCTGGAACAGACCGGGGCTACTGAGGATGAAAAAATCGCCCGTATAGTGGGGCGCGTGGAACGTGCCACTGCCAAGATGGAGCATCTTATCAAATCCTTCCTCTGGCTTTCCAGATACGAAACCACAGGGGAGTTTGACTTTGAGGAAACAGACACCCTGACAGTCGTGAATGAGACTGTTCAGGAGCATATGTATCTTATAACAGGAAAACCTGTTAAAGTTGAAGTAGAGGAGCTTTACCCCCAGAAG
It encodes the following:
- a CDS encoding cytochrome C, translating into MRIFFLFTIMAVGILFGTLSAHAASMVPDDENCMMCHKYPGLSRVSDEGYLRQFYVDSDRYAHSVHTKVKCTGCHTDIKEIPHKEAKIVDCATECHITMGDSAKPFSHKKIVEELKGSIHNVDNEHVNARIAEDFPTCTDCHSNPTYRFITDDVRDVHDARSQDKIFQKCSVCHDQDPSYKYYFNHVTHRIKNLSASEDVVKTCSKCHSRDDMAEKHKLKNAASTYLDTFHGKAVEFGMENAPTCIDCHVRDGQSVHKILSHKSPDSATYVENRYKSCEGEGCHANTTREFGLIRMHVVIDKDLYPIEFWVALAFTVLTLGVFFMLQGLMILELIRIMFPKLSFRRKKNG
- a CDS encoding RluA family pseudouridine synthase; translation: MKLDILYSDNHLLAVNKPAGLSTQVSNEHKDSLEEHAREWVRREFNKPGNVFLHTVHRLDRPVSGAVLFARTDKALSRLNASLREKKAEKIYLAVIQGNPPQESGTLVHHHSHGDFKAKITPNPHKGSKIAVLEYERIAKMNGFSLLRIRLETGRYHQIRAQLGFIGCPVACDTKYGSRLKPENESIALHHREMSFIHPTLGSEISVTADIPSFYPWNIFRELLRS
- a CDS encoding class I SAM-dependent methyltransferase; its protein translation is MNPSGTYSVLDSGSGRKLEKVGSFILDRPCAQAVWNKSVSENEWKNVHAIFSREGGNSWSYRKTLPREWVIEVDGLKFYISPTDFGHLGVFPEHRYSWGFMAELIKSADRKLRVLNLFSYSGAATLAACKAGAEVTHVDASQKINDLAKRNIILNELDPAKVKWITDDVIKYLKREEKRGSRYDGIILDPPSFGRGSKGEVFKIDTHLPEIIKLCRSVMNDNPSFIILTCHTPGYTPLTLKNILTQAMKGKGGEIETRELTLDRGESPLPIPAGYFAAWKRG
- a CDS encoding response regulator transcription factor, which encodes MRLLLIEDDSDLAENVIDYFEMQGWSVDYAITGEAGLQFAQENHYDALVLDINLPGINGFEVCRLLRQKLRLNMPVIMLTARTMLNDKLDGFESGTDDYLPKPFELAELKVRLEAAVRRTKHSVAEVFEVGGLSLDPENGCVMRSGKIIDLPGVCFTILRELMEAHPGIVSKEELEYAIWKDQPPQTNALKAHFYTLRQLVDKPFEKELLHTVRGRGYKIAEEAPEEPDAV
- a CDS encoding sensor histidine kinase: MRFKTGLRSRIILVFIGTSLLLGSLIVFGVIFSTQLSETRSKQRTIKMEAEYYLRSHMSTFAAPTSNSFFMPKPSSPFINVYYGEELLPEWAKKDLTKLPEGEYSRTSNQQKYHIIIRNLPDGERFYMLYNVTRLDASRESLSSLRVTILGVLMPIMVFGFVMGLITAHKVINPVVTLADYIKERGTGSPLPDDFVNSYRDDEIGFLAATLKNTLDDLHASVAREAAFARDASHELRTPVATIKGALELLEQTGATEDEKIARIVGRVERATAKMEHLIKSFLWLSRYETTGEFDFEETDTLTVVNETVQEHMYLITGKPVKVEVEELYPQKLPVAPQVMNILISNLLRNAFTYTQTGKVTVIIREKCLSVKDTGMGISSAQLNLLRKNSGKYHAEGFGFGVAIVRRLCFSLGWSFLIESEKDKGTTVTLCYNLKEDCGCDTKVAAENEA